The Aspergillus flavus chromosome 2, complete sequence region GTACCATGGCCAAGTCGAGTCCTTGGGGAGTGCTATCCATGCGAACAGGGCAAGAGACAAGGGAAAATCGGGGGGAAAGCGGGGTATTTGTCATGCACTTATCGGCCAAAGTGCACGGGGTTCCGGGAATCCTGAGAAAAATAGACATGGGCTGCTAACCTGCCAACTTGTTTCCGGGAGTCCAGAAACCATCATACGGTAGACCGTGCGACGGGGACGAGGCATATTAGGACGGTCCATTGGGCCAGGGAAGTTCTCCTTGCGACGTGGCCCCCGCGCGAATTGTACAGTGAGTCGTTCGCCTTTGAAATCACTGCCATCTGTAGAGAAGATTCGGTCAGAAGCGCAATTACTCCAGGAACCGGTGCGAAACCGAATACATACGGAACGCtgaaaaataatattagccATATATACGCGCCGTCGGGGACCAACCGCCTACCTGGTACAACATCTCTAGCATCCATCGCATCTTCGTATTCAATGAATCCGAAACCGTTCATAAGCTTGATCTCTGTAATTTTTCCGGAGCCATGGGTGCTAAAATGTTCCTCGATATCCTGCTTGGTGACTGAAGGCCTCCCATGGCGCGTAGGGCGCCGCGAGAAAATGTTAGCTCATTGCCATCAAATATAACAAGGTTATCCAGAGGGTACTATGGGTTGCCAATAGGGATCCGGAGTTGGAAGTGCTTttaacaaaagaaaggacaAAGAATAAGTGCCAGTTCCCTCTATCAGACAGGCACCTGGCGAGCGTTGAGAGAAAACAGCGGGTGCAGCGCAATTCCCTTGTTGCGCATCAGGGCCAAACGAGAGAAGAGCCTTGGCAATCCATCGGAGCATCCTGGTACTTGGGGCGCAGCAGACTAGATGGGCAACATTCCGATCGGGCTGGAGAATCGAGGGGAACCTCTCAGAGAAGGGATTGATAAACAGCTGCATACCATTGCGGGGAAGATTCCCGAGATAAAGTCGAGTCGACGACACTTCAGTCATGACGGCAAAGAAGAATGACGTCTAGTACTGATCAAGTAATAAGAAACCCCAGTAAGATAGTTCTGGCCTCAGGACCCGCAACGGCCAAAAAGTACGATGGAGGAAATCACTTCCAGATAAAATGGCGATATTCGACGCAAACCGGGGGTAAAACGAGACCTTGGGATCAAGAGGGCTGCAGTCCTAACGGGATAATGGCTATTGTTCCTGAATCCCCAAGTGGGACGTTGGTCCAGAAGGTTGCTGGTGGCGCCTAATTAGAGGGCAATGGGGATCTCGGTGGCTTAACTTAAATCGCTAAGGATGACACTTCCAGTGTTAGAATATCGGCCAACCGAATACTAAAGCTAGATAACGggagcagagaaagaagagagtgCGCGAgaggaggataaggagaggggaaagagtTGAGGGAGGTAGagtaaaagagaaagacaagagagaGATGGTCTGTGTTGACCGCCAGGCGAAACGGCAAGAACCaaaagtttaaaaataaactggttgcaaagagaaaagagacgTCAAGTACCCCGTACCAACAGTGACCAAGGCAAAGTGACTTGTCTCTTAGAGCTTTCCAGCTGGAGGGAAACAATGCAAAATCAGTTGAGCCAAACAGCGTGACGAAAGCCTTCGCCTCACTTTTTCTGGCGGGTCCACGTGGCCCCGCCAACAGCCAAAGACAATCAATGAAATCCCAGCCTTGTGTTGACCTCCAATCAGACTGCATACGTCAATGAAATCGGAAAGTAAAGAACTGTATGCATTTAGTCTGGGCAGACACTAGTTCAAGGGGTTCATGATGGTCAACTGTATTTTCTGGCTCGGAGAATAATGAATActactttctcttttaaaTGCCCGAGAAGAGATTGAATCGCACATGCCGTGGACATAGTCATGAttacacacacacacatcaCACCTATCAGCAGTTGGTTCTGGTATGGAGTACATGTTTGTATGTTTGTCCGTCCAAATGGGACCTATAGTTTACTCGGAGTACACCGTACCTTTCGAGGTATTTCCACGGTTCCGTCCCATCAAGTCCCCACGGGGTTGAGCCGCAAGACCAATTTAGGGTATGTTGCTATAAAGTTGTAGTACTCAGTCCTACACTTCATCCATAGGGGATCATCCTATGAGATATTGTTTCTATTTGTTTTCTGGCGTTCTTGTTCTCTATCCCACCAGAATATATTGCGAAGTCACTAccacaaaagaagaaacacagATATTTTAACAAAATCTATATACAGGATCCCGGCTCAATCCAATCAGCtgcttttattttatacaaGGCGAAATACGACAATGGAAATTACCTAGTGGTGACCATACCCAGTTCCAATACCGGAGTCGATCAGGTCATGAAATATTTGGGACCCTCACCACCTTGAGGGGTTTGCCAATTGATGTCTTGCGTCGGCACCTTGATGTCACAGGTCTTGCAGTGAATGCAGCTAAAGGCAAGGTTAGttaaaagagagaaaaagagagtTGCGAATCACTTACTTCTGAGCATTGATTTGGAACCGAACACCGTGCTCCTTGGTCGAATCCTCCACATATTCGTACACTCCGGCGGGGCAGAACCGGTTCTCCACCCCCTTGTATTTAGGCCAAGCAATGTCCTTGTGTTTGTCCCAGTCCGCCACCTGCAAGTGTACCGGCTGGTCTTCCTCGTGATTGGTACCGGTCCGACTCACGCTGGTCAGAATATCGAAGCTAATTACGCCATCCGGCTTGGGGTACTCAATCTTCTCGCACTCAGAAGCTTGCTTGGTGGCTGCAGCATCTGTGCTGTGATGCTTGAGTGTCCATGGGGTCCTGCCCTTGAAAAGATAGGCTTCCAACCCGGAATACATGATGCCGCCGTAGATGCCGAGCGGAGTACTGAAGGAGGGTCTCATGTTGCGCACCTCGTACAGCTCCTTCCAGATCGACGACTTTCGAAGAGCATCCTCATAGTCAAATAGGAAAACGGTTGCATCGTCCTGCTTACCATTCAATGCTGAGAAAGCAGATTCAGCAGCCAGCATACCCGACTTCATAGCCGAGTGGGTACCCTTAATCTTAGGAACATTCAAAAATCCAGCAGTGTCACCAATGAGGGCGCCACCTGGGAATGCACACTTCGGGATCGACTGGAAACCACCCTCGTTCAGAGCTCTGGCACCATACGAGATGCACTTACCACCCTCCAGGACCTCCTTGAAAAGAGGGTGGTGCTTGAGCTTCTGGAACTCCCCATACGGCGAGAGCCACGGGTTAGGATAATCAAGACCAACCACCATCCCAACACTGACCATGTTATCACCAAAATGATACAACCACGATCCACCATAGGTATCCTTGGGAAGCGGGTAACCCATAGAATGAATAATTTCACCCGACTTGAACTTTTCTGGTTGAATTTCCCAAACCTCCTTCAGTCCGATTCCATAGGTTTGCGGTTGGCTATCGCGTCTGAGATCATACTTTTTGATGACCTGCTTTGTCAAACTACCATGGCAACCCTCTGCCAGCAGGGTTATACGAGCGTGAAACTCCATACCACGCTCGAAGCTCTCCTTAGCTCTGCCATCACGGCCTAATCCGAGATCATTGGTTGCGACACCAAGCACTGATCCATCAGACTTGTAGACCAGCTCACTGGCAGCAAAGCCAGGGTAGATTTCCACACCCAGTTCCTCGGCTCGTTCACCCAACCATTTGGTCAACTCGTTCAAGCTGATGATATAATTGCCGTGATTGTTCATCTGCGGTGGCGCAGGAATGGGAATTGCCGAGTTCTTAGTCAAAAAGCGCATCTTGTCTCCTTTTGCCGGTGTAGCACCCTCGAATCTTGAGGGGTTCTCCTCCGACAGCCAATCCGGTATAAGCTCATTTATAGCGGTCGGCTCTAGAACATTGCCCGAGAGAATATGCGCGCCTATCTCGCCGGCCTTTTCCAACACAATAACACGAAACTCTTCGTTGCCAGCTTCATTGGCCAGCTGCTTTAGGCGAATCGCTGCGGCAAGACCAGCAGGGCCTAATCGGTGGAGGAGTTCCGTTAGCTACCTAGATCTTCCAGTAGGATACTGAGCATAGTGAAGAGTGGGCCTTACCGCCACCAACAATACAAACATCGACCTCGTCCGATTCCCTTTCCACTTGGCGGGGATCAAAGTGGCCATTCTCGTCAGTGAGCTTATTGGATAGCGACTGCGAGAAGCATCGAAATTGGCCGAGAGTCCGACTTGGTGTGAAGGGTACTGCTTGACGGGTTGTCCTCCGACCGGATGTCAAAGCAGAGCTTCTAGAGCTCCGGAGAGGGGCCGCGgcagatgagaaagaagctcTTGAGAACCGGGAGGAAGCAGGTCGCAGTTCGCGCCTCAAGAGAGGCAAAACGGCTCCTTTCGAAGCCATCGCAAGGGTAGGGGACGGGATGGGAATGATTAGCGCACGGTTTAGATGTCCTATAAGCGGAACAGATGCATGACAAGGGGTATACAGCGTCGTTAAAAAGGACCcgagggggaggggaattGAATAAAATGGTTAGAATCGGTACTGGAGCACTCCAGGTCAAATCCCCTCCGTCACCGGCAAAGATAAAAAGGTGACTAAGTCCTCTTTTAGCGGGAGGCTAATGGTCAGTCTGCGTTACCGCCTACCCGAGGTAAGGACGGCCAATAGGAATCGCGGCAATAGGAATCACATCCGCCTCGTTGTTCCGCCGTTGGCCCGCTATCCGTTGGAggacatactccgtagagcCTATATACGTACTTGTGTTCCTCCTTTTGGAAATCTGGAGCATGGAGGCGGGGTTCGATCTATGTCACTGTCGATGCAAACTTATCATTTCTCTCCAGATAAGACGCCACAGATTCTGTGCAGGTTCAGCACTTGGTGTGCCGAGAAGGAAACGACTTCTGCTACCCAACTACATAGTAGGTATACAATCACATGAACGAAGATCTCACGTGAAGTTCcatgggaggaagaagagaagttgGGATTTAAACAAGCATTTCATTCGTGCGTACTGCACGGAgactagtactagtagtagaaaaTGGCTTTGATATCAACACGGCATGTGATGAgacggagaaaagaaaagccatcATCCGAACCCTGTACCCTTTTTTGTTCAAGAAAAGCTTCGTTCCTGGAATGAACTCGAAGCGACGGCTCATCCAGGATACACACCTGCAGACTGCAGCGTTGAAAACCGTTGGAATGCTGATAAACGCCTAATAATGTACACAAAGGGCATCTCTTCACTGTTTTGTTCAACCGATGGGGTGTATGGTATTCAGCATACCGCCGAGGTATGTAAAATACCAAACCATGCGTTATCAAAGTAAATACTGTATCTAGGAGTGAACACCTGTACAAAATCGGATGTTTATTGTAATTTGACAGATCATGGGATGtgcatttctttttaaaaagcAAGTTGGTGGATCACAAATTTGGCTAGAGATCTGGGGAAAAGCGGTCGGCGCCACCGTGTCCCGAGCGGCGCTTGTTGAGGGTCCAATTAGGACACCGTAGCCTCTACGGATGAGACGGCAGACTTTTTCTACCTGTCGACCTCAAGACTTTGCCGAGAGGGAGGATCAAGTTTcaagttttctttcttcgtttctttaTATGTTTATTTTGGGTTTGGAGGTTCGCTCAGTCGTGATGTATAATATTTCTTGCAACGCTACTTACCCAGAAtggcaagaaaaataaagggaaagaaaggagtcAAAAAGAAGTTGTGTCCATGGgtgagaaagagggagaggcGAAATTTTTGTTCAGTTGCCTACCGTTAAAGCGGCACGGCGAAAGGGAACGAGGGCGCGTCGTGAGGGAAACCCCGAGAACAGCGACGCGGAATGattggaagaaaaaaggaatggATTGGCTGCTCGGTGGGGCCGAACATCGAGAGCAGGAGTACAGCGGACTGGAGGAAGGGACAGTGGCTGCAACCATGGCGCTGACCGGGAGAATACGTAAGGGGGCAACAGCCAAACAGAGCGTATACGACCTAGTGGGGCTCCCAAACAGATTGCGTTGAGTGGGTCTGTTGATCAACAAACCAGTGATGACGGAATCGAGCTGGGAAAAAGGGTTGGCCACCCAAGAGCCGCTAGTGGAGCGCTAAGTCACTGAGAGTCTGAGTGAATCCATGGATGAGCGCGACCGTCCATCGCTGCTTTTGCCGCCCGCCAGTCGCCGGGCCCAGCCCCCCCTGACGCCAGCACGCTCGGGCAACTGTGAGTCAGCCTATATAAAGGGCCCAACCTCCCACTTTCTGATGCTCTTGGAATTTTTGATCCTGGTCTTGGCACCGCCCCGGAACGCCATACAGTCGTCTTCTCTCCGCCCTCCCCTCTACCTCTATCTCTCCACACTTCCGCCTGATACAGGTCGCAGAGCTTTGCTTTCAGCATTTCTCTGCTTTGGTGGCTAAAAGAACTCCGGGAAGAAAACTTTTTTTAGGAAGTtacaaaagggaaaagaaaaatataaaatatttttcttgctCCACAGTTTCAGATTTACTTACTGAAACGGGAAGCTTACAACCTTTTTACTCCTCAGGTGTCTATCTTCCATACGACACACTGCAAGAAACACACTCTCTTTTTCGCAGATAGACATTGAAAttccagaaaaggaaaagaaagcaaaaaaaaagttttcGTTGTTTGCCTTGTTTGCCCCCAAAAAAAGCGCATATCCTTTCTTGTGTCCACTCCCTTCGCGTTGCTGTCGATACCTCTTTCCCCATCATAGTTGTGACAGTTGCGTTGCCCTGTTGAGTTAATATCCTAGAAAACACTTGACTGTGCTTTTCTAGTTCCCTTCCCTACTCTACATCACTTTTGATACTTGACTTCCTGGTCAGGCATCACTTCTCCCTTGCTGTCTATCAACATCTCTTGCTGGAGGTCTTACTTGACTTGATCCTGAGCTCAGTCACGTTTCGCTTCTACACGAAGCGTTTTACTGTGATCAAAAACAAGGCAACTTTGCTGTCGGGGAGACATTGAGTTGTCCATCTCCACAAAGGGTAtgttttcttgctttccCTCTTGCAAAAATTTTTTCTGCCTTCTTTGACCGCATCTTGCCTCACTTTGCGGTCATGTGGTGTTGTTGCTAGACCGACTTGTCGCATACATCTTGTGTATATCTTCACTCAATATATTGCTACCCTTGGATCATACTTCCTACCtatctcctctctctctctggaGTCGCACGTTGACTGACTGTCCTTCGGGAACAGACTGCCAATCCAAGCTCTCGTATTCAATCAGTTTTTGGCTGGTCTACAGCTCGAGTATCATCTACTCACGTCGCAATGGATTCTCTCACGACCCATCCCTCCACCGCGCAGCAGGCCCGGGCCTTCACTTCTCCTGCCTCCCTGTCCTTTCCCGGTGGTGCCGGTGACTTGACGCCGCCTTCCGATAAAGACGGAAATATGGCGATGAACCTTCAGGGTGTAAACGGACATGTGAACGGTCAGCAGCAGGGAGGAAATGCCACCAACGGCAACGGGGTGACACCCGCTACTCCTGTTGCAACTCCGGGTGCCAACACTCCGGGGAGTGGCATTGTGCCTACGTTGCAGTGAGTATACTCTTGCTGTCTCTTCTGGTATACCAGAATGCTGAACaaggatcttctttcttaaGAAACATTGTCGCTACTGTAAATCTTGACTGTCGCCTGGATTTGAAAACTATTGCGCTCCACGCAAGAAATGCGGAGTACAATCCAAAGGTATTGCATTCCACACCTCCCTGAGTTTTGATTATCAGGGCATAGTGTGGCTGAActgctcttctcttcttAGCGTTTCGCGGCCGTGATCATGCGTATTCGTGAACCCAAAACCACCGCTTTGATCTTCGCCTCGGGCAAGATGGTTGTCACTGGTGCCAAGTCCGAGGATGACTCGAAGCTGGCATCCAGGAAGTATGCGCGTATCATCCAAAAGCTCGGATTCAATGCCAAGTTCACGGATTTCAAGATCCAGAACATTGTGGGCTCCTGTGACATCAAGTTCCCCATTCGCCTGGAAGGTTTGGCTAGTCGCCATCACAACTTCAGTTCTTATGAACCTGAGTTGTTCCCTGGTCTCATCTACCGTATGATGAAGCCCAAGATCGTGCTTTTGATCTTCGTCAGTGGCAAGATTGTATTGACCGGCGCCAAGGTCCGTGAAGAGATCTACCAGGCGTTCGAACTGATCTACCCTGTGCTTTCTGGTACAGTACCATATTCCCACTGCGTTGGTAACATTCTTGCTAACTATTCGAAAAGATTTCCGCAAAGTCTAAGAAGACTAATGTCGGTGCTCGCTTGCATTGGGGTCACCCTTTAAGCCCTTCGGCTTTTCGCACCCATGTATTAACATTTGCTCTTTTTCGTGTTGTCTCTTTTCTTGCTCCGCGAGATTGTATCATGAACCAGGCAGGACGTTTCACGTTGGCTTGGTCGTTGCCTTTGAACTCGCATATCACGATTCCTTATGCTAGCATTTCTACGGCGTTCTAGCGATTCGGTCTGTTTCTGGTCGTCTGTTTCAACAAACTAAAGTCTTTTACAATTAGAAGTCGCACACCGCAGATTCAAGGGGGCGGTACTGTGCGCTGGTCGATGGTTGCTCCCTCTTAATTACTTGTTTTGCGTTCTTTGCCTATCGGCTGCTAACCCTTTCATCTTGACCCTGTCTGCATGGAAGTGGTTCTTTGAGCCCTATTTGTTTTCACGACTCTTGCAGAAGATGACGGATCAGATAGGAAGAAAAATTACTGCAATATTCCTCTAGACCTTTGAACGAAAGTGGACGAATGCACTGGCTGGTTGGTGAATCAGGCAATGAACCTGGTTTTTTGTGGCacgattttttttttttttaattttactcGATAGCCTCTGGACCAAATGGAGTGAAAACCATGCAAACGCGTTCCTACAAATCACGTAGACAGCGCtgttgtatatatagatcaCGCACCGTCCTTGCAGCCTTATTGCGGGAATGAACAGATCGGTATCCTTCGTACATTTCAAAACTGTTTTAAGTTAGACAGTTTTATTGGGCTTTTTTATACAAGGTATATCTACAGGGGTATATCTTATGTGCAGTTTTAGTACCACCCAATTACAGGACGCCCTTCCGCTGTGCTTTCTTGGTTTTGGCCAGCTCGTCCATCAACCGCAAGCCCTTCGGACCAGACCGGCTTCCATCACCTTCAAACTCGCCCTCTACAGCCGCCGGCCATTTCCAAATCTCGCTCAGCTCCGGCTCAAGTTTCCCTTCCATGGCATCGACGATCTTGTCCCCGAGCACCGGGAGGAACTTGTACCCGTGCCCACTGCCACCCGTAGcgaggaagagattcgaATGGTCGGGATGATAAGTGATGATGAAGTGACCTTCGGGTCTGGTTTTTTGTTAGCTTTCCCGCGTTCCCACTATGAGTTTCTAGAGTCGACTTACGTGTCTGTGTACCAGCAGACTCGAGTGTGGATGAAGGGCCGGTCACCCATGCTAGGTAGCAGATTTCTCAAGGCGGATCTCAgagcttcttcgccttctagCGGAACTGGGACCCCGGGTTCCGGCAAACTGACTTGCATCGTTTCTCCCTCGACACCGGGAACAGGCACATTCTTGGGATTGATATAGCCGTAGGCGTGACGAGCGATCTTCAACAGGTTTTTGCGGGGcgggatgatgaagaaaccTGTCGCGAAGTTGAGGATAGTAGGCATGTGCTCCAGTCGCCGCTGCTCCTCGTCGGAGATCTGGACGAACGCAACCGCCTGGCCTGTTGAGAGGGCCCGGCCGCGGAGGTCGACGAGCTTACCCGTCCAAGCACCCGTCGCAAGAACGACCAGATCGGCCGTGAGGGAGGATCCATCTTCCAAGAGAACACCAGTCACCTTGCGCTGAGAGGCACCGGCAGATTGGTCTGCATAGAGGAGGCTCTTGACTTCCCCCGTTTTGAAGGTGACCTTGCCCTCGGTGTCGAGAAGCTTCTTCGCATATCGAACTCCGGCTTCGGCGTCCGACCAGCCTGAACCCCAATTCACGTAGCCACCCGCCACATTCAATTCCTCCCCGTAGGCGTGCGCCACCCGCAGAACGTCTTTTTTGGATGGCAGTAGCTCGACATCGTTTCCTAGCTCCTTAACGTTGTTGTAGCTCTTCCTGGCGTATTCTTTGCCATTGGTGTTTCCTTCTGGGTAGACGAGAAGTAGTCCGCTCTGGATGTATCGGTTATCTTCGGCGCCCCATTCGGTGTTACGCCAGCGCTCAATAGCTGCGTCTGCGAGTTTCGTGTAAACAGGGTGCGAGTAGTCAGCGCGAACGATGCGTGAGGCGTCAACTGAGGAGCCTTCAGGGTTGGGGATTATAGGCGACGCCTCTAGAACGGTCACTTCGCTTGTTGGATGCCTCCGGGAAAGTGAGAGGGCGGTGGATACTGTGTGGTTGGAAAGAGAATCAGTGACCGTGAAATCCCAACGGTAGTATGTTAGGAGCCAATGGCATTGCGCTTGTGTAAAATTCAAGAACAAAAAGCAAGATTAGGGAATACCAGCTCAGTGTGTCCATCACTCACATCCGAAGACACCTCCACCTACGATGAGGATTTTGGGTGGTAAAGCCATGTCTGATACCGTTGTACTGGAATGATCTCTTTGAGAAAAGAACTACTCCGTTGCACCTTTTCCTGCAAAATGGatacagaaacagaaagGTGCGGAGAGAGAAGTCTGGGGGACCTTTAAAAGAATAGTGGCTCCATGTTCGGAGCGATATAGGAGCACCGTGGACCAAAGATTTAGTTGCCGATATGACAATTGATAGGCTCCTATCGTTCTTAGCTtagctcttttttttttctttttttttggttctcGGCCGCAACTCCCGATTCAACCAACTCAATACACCCTTGTTGGTCGACTAATACCCCGGGAAATCATATGTTGATAACTTGATATACCCCAATAGTATCAAATATGCATTGACCATCATGTGTTGAACGGTGATTTTGTTTGTTATTAAATAGACTCTCAACTGGACGTTTGTCAACCTTTTCCGagaaaggatatatatcGGCCCGAGGATCTTCAAAACCACGGCAATTGAATGAACATCGTATGATTATCACATCCGACGCCCTTTAATCTCTCAGCATGAGCGCGTCTCGAGTAGGCCGGGCCGCGCTAAAGGCCAAAGTGCCTGTTACCGGTCCTAAAAGGACCGGCAGTAAGATTCCAGTTGATGGTTCTGGGTCAGTATATGATGCTCCCTTCAATCGCTGTGAGCCGTGCAGCATACTTCCGGGAACAGTCGCCCTCTCCCTGGTAGATGTATAAGAAAGCTAGTTTATCTAACCGTCTCAACAGCAAGAAGCCGCCAGCAGCATCGCGGTTGCCGAAGCGGGCTAACCCACATCTCCTGAATCTCCAAGAGACACAACCCCGCATGTCTCCCAAAGTGATGACCATTCTAGGGGTCGGTGTCCTCGGCATGAGCACATACTGTGGGTATCTATACGCCTCCTACAGACGGGAAGTGACCCATGCACAGTCTATGGACGTGCCTAGGGATGTATCGGATCGATACAATCAGACAGCTAGGAGCTTTGACGCAGATGTCGAGATGTCTGAGAAGCTAATGCGAATGGGGAAGAAGCGGCGAGATCTTGTCCAGAAGGCCCGTGGGAATGTGCTCGAGGTGAGCTGTGGCACAGGTCGAAATCTGGAATATTACGAACTTGGACAGCAGAGAAAGCCCAATGAGCGGGGACAAGTAGAGCTTCGGGGATGCCGCTCTGTTACGTTCGTCGATCTCAGCCCACAGATGGTGGAGATCGCGCGAGGGAAGTTCCAGAAGTTGCATCCCGATTTCAAGGATGTCAACTTCCGGGCACAGGATGTAAAGGAGGTTGCTCCTCCGACGACCGGGGATAAGCGGGCTTATTATGATACGATCGTGCAGACCATGGGATTATGTTCAATGCCAGACCCCGTTGGCgctcttcgtcatctgggGTCTATCACTGAGCCGGAAAAGGGACAGATTCTGCTTTTGGAGCACGGCCGGTCGCACTATGACTGGCTGAATCGTATCCTAGACAATCTTGCTCCCGCCCATGCGGACCGCCATGGATGTTGGTGGAACCGGGATATTGGAGCGATTGTTCGGGAGAGTGGTCTGGAAGTTGTGGAGGAGAAACGGTGGCATTTTGGAACTACATGGAAATACGTGCTGAAACCAGCACGTGGTAATTAGAGGTCAGGTGTAGGTAATCTTGTACATTAACCATCCTGTAATATATACAGCATGGGTGTAACCCAGCAAACAATCTAGAGAACTCTAGAGATGTGACTACGTTTCGGTTTCGATATACGCACACTATATTGCACATATAGATTTCACTCTTAAGTTGATCCTATTCCATGTAAATAAGCTCGGTTCGATATAAGGGTTTGCGATCAGCCACGTGAGTTCATTGATTTCTTGTCAAGTCATCTGATATTCTTATACTGGAACTATAGCCATAAGATTGCGGCAAGGTGACGAAAGAGAGCAGAATAGCCTCATGCAATAATGGCCTTGCATTGAAACCATTACAGCAAATGCAGTTAGTAGTCGGGTAGATGCAAATACTACGTAAATCGATCTTATTGTCTACAATTTGCGAAGTCCTACGCAAAATGGAATCACGAAAACGGCGAACATCGTGCCCTCTTTCCCGAGTTGGGAAGATATACTATCTGCACTCAGTAAGCGAAGATGGCGATCGCCTCGGAAACTAGATTACGAACTGAAACCGGTGTAGAATCTCAGATGAGGTCAAGATGGCGTTATGCACATGCGGGGTAACAGTTGTACCTCCATCTtgttatgtatgtatgtatgtatgtatgtacgcCACCTATAGATATCTGTCATGTACCTGTTCCTGGAGTTTTGGAAAAGCCCCTCGCAGAAATACCCCCAGCATTATCGGGTCGGAGAAAAGACGGACAACCAGTCTGGGTTGTAATGCATCATTTAAGGTTTATCAACCATGTCACCACTGTCTATAGTAGAAGGGATAAACTTTTGAGCTAGGTTTCTACTTCTGTCGTAGGGCATCTTGGAAAGTTTTTGGGTTGTATTTGCGACTTAGTCGTTGGGTtgaatataatctatttccCACAGTCCGTCGTAGCGTGTCGAGCTGGACGACAAGACTAGAGACGTGTAGATCTATCATAAGCTGAAGAGTCTGCCGTGTCGCTGTAAGATGCATGATAAACTGCACATTATTCCGTCTGGGAGGGTGGGGGAGATGAATAATAGGTATGGACGCGTACCGCtgctatgtatgtactcgTAGTACGTACatatgtactccgtacggagtatcgcGATAATAAAGAAAGTCGACTGGCCAATTCATTCCATCTTCACCCCCCCTTTATCTATCACCTTGAAACAAAGGATTGAGTTGTGGAGTAGGGATACCCCAAACCAAGTTATGCGACCCTGGATGTCACAGGAGGGACGGACCCCTTTCCCCGGCAACACAAGGTTGATTGATATCCGGGTTGGGAATGTTCCCATCC contains the following coding sequences:
- a CDS encoding TATA-box binding protein; translated protein: MDSLTTHPSTAQQARAFTSPASLSFPGGAGDLTPPSDKDGNMAMNLQGVNGHVNGQQQGGNATNGNGVTPATPVATPGANTPGSGIVPTLQNIVATVNLDCRLDLKTIALHARNAEYNPKRFAAVIMRIREPKTTALIFASGKMVVTGAKSEDDSKLASRKYARIIQKLGFNAKFTDFKIQNIVGSCDIKFPIRLEGLASRHHNFSSYEPELFPGLIYRMMKPKIVLLIFVSGKIVLTGAKVREEIYQAFELIYPVLSDFRKV
- a CDS encoding electron transfer flavo protein ubiquinone oxidoreductase (electron-transferring-flavoprotein dehydrogenase), with the translated sequence MASKGAVLPLLRRELRPASSRFSRASFSSAAAPLRSSRSSALTSGRRTTRQAVPFTPSRTLGQFRCFSQSLSNKLTDENGHFDPRQVERESDEVDVCIVGGGPAGLAAAIRLKQLANEAGNEEFRVIVLEKAGEIGAHILSGNVLEPTAINELIPDWLSEENPSRFEGATPAKGDKMRFLTKNSAIPIPAPPQMNNHGNYIISLNELTKWLGERAEELGVEIYPGFAASELVYKSDGSVLGVATNDLGLGRDGRAKESFERGMEFHARITLLAEGCHGSLTKQVIKKYDLRRDSQPQTYGIGLKEVWEIQPEKFKSGEIIHSMGYPLPKDTYGGSWLYHFGDNMVSVGMVVGLDYPNPWLSPYGEFQKLKHHPLFKEVLEGGKCISYGARALNEGGFQSIPKCAFPGGALIGDTAGFLNVPKIKGTHSAMKSGMLAAESAFSALNGKQDDATVFLFDYEDALRKSSIWKELYEVRNMRPSFSTPLGIYGGIMYSGLEAYLFKGRTPWTLKHHSTDAAATKQASECEKIEYPKPDGVISFDILTSVSRTGTNHEEDQPVHLQVADWDKHKDIAWPKYKGVENRFCPAGVYEYVEDSTKEHGVRFQINAQNCIHCKTCDIKVPTQDINWQTPQGGEGPKYFMT
- a CDS encoding fructosyl amino acid oxidasesarcosine oxidase (unnamed protein product), which encodes MALPPKILIVGGGVFGLSTALSLSRRHPTSEVTVLEASPIIPNPEGSSVDASRIVRADYSHPVYTKLADAAIERWRNTEWGAEDNRYIQSGLLLVYPEGNTNGKEYARKSYNNVKELGNDVELLPSKKDVLRVAHAYGEELNVAGGYVNWGSGWSDAEAGVRYAKKLLDTEGKVTFKTGEVKSLLYADQSAGASQRKVTGVLLEDGSSLTADLVVLATGAWTGKLVDLRGRALSTGQAVAFVQISDEEQRRLEHMPTILNFATGFFIIPPRKNLLKIARHAYGYINPKNVPVPGVEGETMQVSLPEPGVPVPLEGEEALRSALRNLLPSMGDRPFIHTRVCWYTDTPEGHFIITYHPDHSNLFLATGGSGHGYKFLPVLGDKIVDAMEGKLEPELSEIWKWPAAVEGEFEGDGSRSGPKGLRLMDELAKTKKAQRKGVL
- a CDS encoding ubiquinone/menaquinone biosynthesis-related protein, with translation MSASRVGRAALKAKVPVTGPKRTGSKIPVDGSGKKPPAASRLPKRANPHLLNLQETQPRMSPKVMTILGVGVLGMSTYCGYLYASYRREVTHAQSMDVPRDVSDRYNQTARSFDADVEMSEKLMRMGKKRRDLVQKARGNVLEVSCGTGRNLEYYELGQQRKPNERGQVELRGCRSVTFVDLSPQMVEIARGKFQKLHPDFKDVNFRAQDVKEVAPPTTGDKRAYYDTIVQTMGLCSMPDPVGALRHLGSITEPEKGQILLLEHGRSHYDWLNRILDNLAPAHADRHGCWWNRDIGAIVRESGLEVVEEKRWHFGTTWKYVLKPARGN